One window of the Anopheles cruzii chromosome 2, idAnoCruzAS_RS32_06, whole genome shotgun sequence genome contains the following:
- the LOC128278568 gene encoding uncharacterized protein LOC128278568 produces MALSIVLAITVTVAFLCQAQHDCPPNPDCSAQSSKYRTIDGACNNPANPWWGQSLRPYLRLVEAHYADGIWEPPVTRSGAALPNPRHLSLRLFGETEMAHPRHTIVGMQFGQLVAHDVSFTADAYGLHCCIDGKMVPKAKASRRCLPIEVAHDDPIMSEAGIECLNVVRTKTNLEDPCLPVAGPAEQLSSVTGFLDLSVVYGNSHSESDGLRAYSKGLMKVEHRHGKHWPPSHPNRTRACDVTGHDKEACYLTGDRRANQSPQLALLQIAFLLEHNRLASELSILNPHWDDERLFQEARHINIGQYQAIVYYEWLPIFLGHANLLQYGVVPSSAIEDFVDDYDPHVDPSIGNAFGAVALRYFHHLIVGHLDLVEESMQPTGAIRLSDWLDRPSVLETAGNYEKLSRGMVTQPHDRPNLHLTPEMKHFLFRHRSPVGLDLKAVDIQRARDHGLASYNKYRQFCGLPVVRHWVEFEEILRPGASSAIRQQYQALDDVELAVAGAMERLHGDGMAGQTFTCLLLEQFRRSRVGDRFFFENGRSSYSLRQVRELRNASMGRILCDNTVGLESMQMKAFLLRSDTNPVVPCGQLPETAPPRKPGFRFQLIVASNKRVHQTHLPAIITGPPGKREALIYQIDLLCVLMMGTEYQLHRHFIYVRLCSGAWVINYVIGRCSSGAMLESCPVVGSCVDENSPYRSMDGSCNSWYNALYGTPYRPYRRLLPAKYADGVSEPARMRSGTPMPNARQLSMALFGETEQRDGRSTIVNMQFGQLVAHDMSFTADVFGVKCCPGGRKLPEDQLPPRCLPLPVPADDPVLDRASGIECMSMLRTKTTLEHRCATNYGQAEQLSSVTAFLDLSIVYGNHAGQTAGLRAHHGGEMLVEHRGGSDWPPRNPNATALCQMLDESDVCYQTGDLRSNQSPHLAILQIAHLLEHNQLARELHRLNPHWDDERLFQEARAINIGKYQAIVFNDWLPIYMGRENMLVRGLLHRQVGEGEFAADYNPLEDATVSNEFGTAAFRYFHNMIVGQLDFYGTAGQPSGSIRLSDWLRRPAVLERHNNRELLTRGMVSQPHDTPNADFSPEAKHHLFRNQRRYGADLKAIDIHRARDHGLASYNDVRDWCGLERATSWQDLHGTLAPEVVERLAAWYETIDDVELAVAGSLEQHHPGATVGPTYLCILMEQFRRTRTGDRFFFENGQLGTGALQVAQVLEIRKASVARLLCDNTPGLAQIQRNAFFLADDGQNPVVECGEIDEVNLEPWRERSSST; encoded by the exons ATGGCACTGTCAATAGTGTTGGCCATAACGGTAACTGTGGCGTTTCTGTGCCAAGCTCAGCATGATTGCCCACCCAACCCGGATTGCAGCGCCCAGTCGTCCAAGTACCGTACGATCGATGGTGCGTGCAACAACCCGGCGAACCCCTGGTGGGGTCAATCTCTGCGCCCGTACCTGCGCCTGGTGGAGGCTCATTACGCTGACGGCATTTGGGAGCCTCCCGTTACCCGGTCCGGAGCGGCTCTACCAAACCCTCGGCACCTTTCGTTGCGCTTGTTCGGTGAAACGGAAATGGCCCATCCGCGACACACCATCGTTGGCATGCAGTTTGGGCAGCTGGTGGCCCACGACGTGTCCTTCACGGCGGACG CGTACGGACTCCATTGCTGCATCGACGGAAAGATGGTCCCGAAAGCGAAAGCCTCCAGACGCTGCTTGCCAATCGAGGTAGCGCACGACGATCCGATCATGTCCGAAGCGGGTATCGAGTGTTTGAACGTGGTGCGTACGAAGACGAACCTAGAGGACCCCTGCCTACCGGTGGCGGGGCCAGCCGAACAGCTTTCCTCGGTGACGGGGTTCCTCGACCTGTCGGTGGTGTACGGGAACTCCCACTCCGAGTCCGACGGGCTTCGGGCGTACAGCAAAGGGCTGATGAAGGTGGAGCACCGGCACGGGAAGCACTGGCCACCGAGTCATCCGAACCGGACGAGGGCTTGCGATGTGACGGGCCACGACAAGGAAGCTTGCTACCTGACGGGGGATCGTCGGGCAAACCAGAGTCCACAGCTGGCCCTGCTGCAGATCGCCTTCTTGTTGGAGCACAACCGATTGGCTAGTGAGTTGTCTATTCTGAATCCCCACTGGGATGATGAGCGGCTGTTCCAGGAGGCGCGCCACATCAACATTGGCCAGTACCAGGCGATCGTGTACTACGAGTGGCTACCGATCTTTCTGGGCCATGCAAATCTGCTGCAGTACGGCGTGGTTCCGTCGTCGGCAATCGAAGACTTTGTGGATGACTACGACCCGCACGTAGATCCGTCCATCGGCAACGCTTTCGGAGCGGTCGCGCTCCGTTATTTCCACCATCTGATTGTTGGCCATCTGGA TTTAGTGGAAGAGTCCATGCAACCGACCGGCGCAATCCGACTGTCGGACTGGTTGGACCGACCGTCGGTTTTGGAAACGGCCGGAAACTACGAAAAGCTCTCGCGGGGGATGGTCACCCAGCCTCACGATCGACCCAACTTGCACCTGACACCGGAGATGAAGCACTTCCTCTTTCGCCACCGTTCTCCCGTAGGGCTGGACCTGAAAGCGGTCGACATCCAGCGAGCCAGGGATCACGGGCTGGCTTCGTACAACAAGTACCGCCAGTTCTGTGGACTTCCCGTCGTCCGGCATTGGGTTGAGTTCGAGGAGATTCTACGCCCGGGGGCGTCAAGCGCCATTAGGCAGCAGTACCAAGCGCTGGACGACGTGGAGTTGGCCGTGGCTGGGGCTATGGAGCGTCTGCATGGCGACGGAATGGCAGGGCAAACCTTTACCTGCCTCCTCCTGGAACAGTTCCGTAGATCGCGCGTCGGTGATCGGTTCTTCTTTGAAAATGGCCGCTCGTCGTACTCGTTGCGCCAGGTGCGAGAGCTTCGCAATGCTAGTATGGGCCGTATCCTGTGTGACAACACCGTGGGGCTGGAAAGCATGCAGATGAAAGCGTTTCTTCTCCGGAGCGATACGAATCCGGTGGTACCATGCGGGCAGCTACCGGAG ACCGCCCCACCGCGGAAACCGGGATTTCGGTTTCAGTTGATTGTGGCGAGCAATAAACGCGTACATCAAACCCATCTGCCAGCCATCatcaccgggccaccgggtaAGCGAGAGGCCCTAATTTATCAGATCGACCTTTTGTGTGTGCTTATGATGGGCACTGAGTATCAATTACAtcgccattttatttatgtgcGCCTGTGTTCCGGGGCTTGGGTTATAAATTATGTGATAGGCAGG TGCTCTAGTGGTGCGATGCTGGAGTCCTGCCCGGTGGTTGGGTCGTGTGTGGACGAAAACTCACCGTACCGCAGTATGGATGGATCCTGCAACAGTTGGTACAATGCGCTGTACGGTACACCGTACCGACCGTACCGGCGGCTACTTCCGGCCAAGTACGCCGACGGAGTCTCGGAACCGGCCCGGATGCGCTCGGGCACACCGATGCCCAACGCTCGCCAGCTGTCGATGGCACTGTTCGGCGAGACGGAGCAGCGGGACGGGCGCAGCACCATCGTCAACATGCAGTTCGGGCAGCTGGTGGCCCACGATATGAGCTTCACGGCCGACG TGTTCGGTGTAAAGTGCTGCCCCGGTGGACGAAAACTTCCGGAGGATCAGCTTCCGCCGCGCTGtcttccgctgccggtgccagcGGATGACCCGGTCTTGGACCGCGCTTCCGGTATCGAGTGCATGAGCATGCTGCGCACCAAGACGACCCTCGAGCATCGGTGCGCCACCAACTACGGCCAAGCGGAGCAACTCTCGTCGGTGACCGCGTTTCTCGACCTGTCGATCGTATACGGTAACCACGCTGGCCAGACCGCGGGCCTTCGGGCACACCACGGGGGCGAGATGTTGGTAGAGCACCGCGGTGGTAGTGATTGGCCTCCGCGTAACCCGAACGCGACCGCTCTCTGCCAGATGCTGGACGAGTCGGACGTGTGTTACCAAACCGGAGATCTACGGTCGAACCAGAGCCCTCACTTGGCGATCCTTCAGATCGCGCACCTGCTCGAACACAACCAGTTGGCTCGGGAGCTGCACCGTCTGAATCCGCACTGGGACGACGAGCGGCTGTTTCAGGAGGCTCGGGCCATTAACATCGGCAAGTATCAGGCGATCGTGTTCAACGACTGGCTGCCGATCTATATGGGACGCGAGAATATGCTCGTCCGCGGACTGCTGCACCGGCAGGTCGGTGAGGGTGAGTTCGCCGCGGACTACAACCCACTGGAGGATGCGACCGTCAGCAATGAGTTTGGGACGGCGGCGTTCCGTTACTTCCACAACATGATCGTCGGACAGCTGGA TTTTTACGGAACCGCCGGGCAGCCGAGTGGCTCGATCCGTCTATCGGATTGGCTGCGCCGTCCGGCCGTTCTGGAGCGGCACAATAACCGTGAACTGCTGACACGTGGCATGGTCAGCCAACCGCACGACACTCCGAACGCAGACTTCTCGCCCGAAGCCAAGCATCACCTGTTCCGCAACCAGCGACGCTACGGGGCGGATCTGAAGGCGATCGACATCCATCGGGCTCGGGATCACGGGTTGGCGAGTTACAACGATGTCCGCGACTGGTGTGGACTCGAGCGGGCCACCAGCTGGCAGGATCTGCACGGGACGCTGGCACCGGAAGTCGTGGAACGGTTAGCCGCCTGGTACGAAACCATAGACGATGTCGAGTTGGCTGTGGCGGGTTCGCTGGAACAACACCATCCTGGGGCTACCGTTGGGCCCACATACCTGTGCATCCTGATGGAGCAATTCCGAAGGACGCgcaccggcgatcggttcTTCTTCGAAAACGGACAACTGGGAACCGGGGCACTTCAGGTGGCACAGGTCCTGGAAATCCGCAAAGCCTCGGTCGCTCGGCTGCTGTGCGATAATACGCCCGGGTTGGCGCAAATCCAGCGCAATGCGTTCTTCTTGGCTGACGACGGGCAGAATCCGGTCGTTGAGTGTGGCGAAATCGATGAGGTGAACCTGGAACCGTGGCGGgaacgatcatcatcaacatga
- the LOC128278569 gene encoding uncharacterized protein LOC128278569 translates to MRLGGELMVASVAAMALVLVVNCSALHMYPEIFDTKSQFLQARSLPAKGGDSAPSALADEPQFRSGSKDDEVGYVRSSSESGKGGYLHRENFHRKDGNKYGNEKQTGFGESKRAEDSNSAPKVGELKDAIIIDTDHHRPEPTYEVTEEQSDVENPDKHKKYGVARPIGSAGDKRKAPQMKKVKPVARPKAGRSNQQNNHNGYESIVYHEKEHDSMEKGYGKRKASGKMPAKQIAYDYLGEVDDEQRLLDDGDGEGGRDDSDFGDNYDMVRFDADFERSYGDDEPEGDEKAAAGRSDGADQRQDGHHEDYDYDEEVNREQVDESASEDKYRGDDESGEESDDDGDERQYEYASEADGDAQDY, encoded by the exons ATGCGGCTCGGTGGTGAGCTCATGGTGGCGTCGGTCGCGGCCATGGCTCTTGTGCTAGTCGTGAACTGTTCCGCGTTGCACATGTACCCGGAAATATTCGATACCAAGTCCCAGTTCCTCCAGGCACGGTCGCTGCCTGCAAAGGGCGGTGACAGCGCACCGAGTGCCCTCGCGGATGAACCTCAGTTCCGCAGCGGCTCGAAAGACGATGAG GTGGGCTACGTGCGCTCGAGCAGCGAATCCGGCAAAGGTGGCTATCTGCACCGGGAGAACTTCCACCGGAAAGATGGCAACAAATATGGCAACGAAAAGCAGACCGGCTTCGGCGAGTCGAAGCGTGCGGAGGACTCGAACAGCGCCCCAAAGGTAGGTGAACTTAAGGACGCCATAATCATCGATACGGACCATCATCGACCGGAACCGACGTACGAAGTCACCGAAGAACAGAG CGATGTCGAGAATCCGGATAAGCACAAGAAGTATGGCGTCGCTCGTCCAATCGGGAGCGCCGGAGACAAGCGGAAGGCGCCCCAGATGAAGAAGGTGAAGCCGGTGGCTAGGCCGAAGGCTGGCCGTAGCAATCAGCAGAACAACCACAATGGCTACGAATCGATCGTTTACCACGAGAAGGAGCACGACAGCATGGAGAAGGGCTACGGCAAGCGGAAGGCGTCCGGCAAGATGCCGGCCAAGCAGATCGCCTACGACTACCTCGGCGAGGTGGACGACGAGCAGCGTTTGCTGGACGATGGGGATGGCGAGGGCGGCCGAGATGATTCGGACTTTGGCGATAACTACGACATGGTGCGATTTGATGCGGACTTCGAGCGGTCgtacggcgacgacgagccTGAAGGGGACGAGAAGGCGGCCGCGGGCAGGAGCGATGGAGCGGACCAACGGCAGGACGGCCACCACGAAGACTACGACTACGACGAGGAAGTGAACCGGGAACAGGTGGACGAGTCGGCAAGCGAAGACAAATACCGCGGTGATGACGAGTCCGGCGAGgagagcgacgacgacggagacgagCGGCAGTACGAGTACGCGAGTGAGGCGGACGGTGATGCCCAGGATTACTGA